The Pseudorasbora parva isolate DD20220531a chromosome 25, ASM2467924v1, whole genome shotgun sequence genome segment AATGACCGCTCCATGGAGTTTGCTGTGGATTCTGGGTTTGATCTGCTCCTCGGACTCCAGCTGCTCTCCGACATCTTACTATAAGAGCTGCTGGATCCGCAGGTTTCCAGGACTGTATGTGGACATAGAGGAGTCTCAGCGCAAAGGAGCTCACATCCTGAGGGTCTATCAGGACGAGTCTGCGCTCAAATGCAGCAGAGCCTGCTGCCTGACACCAAACTGTGAGTTTATGCTTCAACCTGGAAGAACTAAAGTAGCCACAGAACACTCAAAAACTTCTGAATGTCAGTGCATCAGGGAGCAAAACACCAAAGCAAGTGTCAATGAAAGAAAGACAGCAAAAGTTTCACAACGTTATTTTAGACATGATAAACCACTAGTAGATGgtgttaaacatgaaaacacgTGGTTGTTTGTTAGAGGAACATGTTGATCGTTAATGTCTTACGTGAACTTGAGGAGAACCGACTTCACACATCCACTAAAAATCACCAAAACAGAAGAGAAAATGATGATGCAGTTAGAAAAGAAAAGACCCTGATGCACTTGAAATGACATTCAAATGTGTTCTGTGTCCAAACTATTTTGTCTTCATTTTGAATGTTATATCGATTGTTTAAGCATTTACAACTTCACAAGTATTTTTGACATACTTGACaaaactaaactttttttttccttttatgaaGTGCAATGACATTTAGACAAAACAAATGCCACATCAATGCATGTAAAATAATACATATCTAAAGCTTacgttttcatttatttgatgcTTTTAGTAAAGTACAAATTATGAAACCTCACAAGCAAAGTGTCTTCAATATTCATATACTCAATGTCAAGTTAAAAGTATAAACTAGATTTGTGCTATAAgctaaaaatgctttttaaaatacagattatttaaaaatattacatttatacataaaatgtgtattataactatataactatattataatttaattaatattataattgaAAAATGCAAACTTTATTAAAGAATGGGATTgcaatatataatgtaaatgcatAAAGCTATTTTTTAAGCATACTTCAGAATCGTCATCAACCATAAAGACCTTGTTATTAGACTTCTGTAAATTAATTTATGAATTGCATGCACAGTCTCCTGCAACCTGGCTGTGTTTCATTTCAACACCACTCAGGACAGTGTGAACTGCTTTCATCTGCGATGTCCGACCGCTGAGAGCTGCGTTCCTCACCACAGAGGAAATGTCATCCTCTATAATGTCACCACAGGTGAGAAACTGCACAGCAAACACTACTTTGGTTGAAGACCCTACATAACAAATAACACTACATTGGCAAATGTAAAACCAGAAtgatctttttcttttgaggatTGTATGCGTATGAAAAGTCTGCAATATAAAGACAGGAATTCCTTTTCTAAACAAGAGATTTGTACGTAATTTAAAGCTGAGAAAGTGCACTAGAATCACATGCATTTTACAATGGAAATATTTCGGAATGAAATgaactagggatgcacgatatataGGCCACAATATCGGTATTGGCCGatatatgttaatttttttatgtaaaaaaaaaaggtctaaTATATTAAAGATGATGAGTATTGTTTCTTTCAGCTGAGACACTTAAGATGTGCACTGTTCACCATGATGGGTTTTAATTGCTTAAAATATGATTGAAATCATGTCAAAAAGGAAGATTAAGTTAAGTGCAGCACAATAGTGATGCGAGGGTTAGCTTGTTTCCCAACCCACGGGTCCctcttttatgaaattattggccctccccgcaccactgtatatatttttacaacctgcCCTGTGCCCgggaccattaaatagacataatGGGCATTGTAATGTAAACGAAAGCAGCCTTTATTTCAGCCTGAAAGTGCTTGGAAACATTTTCCTGTAAACAAATGAACCATAAATCAGGTCATATTAATAACAAGATAAGGATAACATTTTTAGCATTTACAAAGCATGAACCTCGGCTCTCTCGGCAACTTCTTCACTATCATCCTCCCACTCACTAAActcatctctttttttttttttttttttttgactcaCTCGGCTGGCTGGCGGCAGTAGCTGCTTGGCTAGCCGCTTTCGTGACGTGTCACGAGACGCCAAGGTTTGGGGACATCACTGAAGTTATGTTTCCACGGCCTTTGTGTTGTAACCCTATCAAAGAacctaataaaatataaaaatagataTTCTCAATTATTATAGGCTAAAGGGAATTGCATGCAACatacacagattttttttatttattatgtttttaatgaCCCGCCCCAACCTGCAAATAAAGTGACAATTTCTTTACCCGCGGGGTCCGCGgtttatgagacgacccgcgcatcactacaGCACAAGtcatataggctacataaaattataatgagaacatcaTTATTGTAAGTCTCAGCATTAAAAGCCATGACTCAAGCACACTTTTGTAAACAGGCTCTCAAAAattggatttagatttattggCCATTTTTTTGGTATCAATTttcatatcggtgcatccctaaaatGAACATTGCCTACAAGTATAAAGCTTGTTCATAAATAATAAGATTGCGATGTCTGTTGCTCAGGTGTGGATCCGGACCTGTTGGTGTTTGGAAAGCACTTCACCACCAATGTGCGTGTTCTGCCTCACATGTCATCCTCGCGGCTCAATGTTTCAGAGCCGCTGACCTCTGACAAGCGTCAGTTCAACTATCCACCCAACCCTCCCGTCCGCTCCATCAGTCCTGCCTCCACTAAACCTACAACTCCCCAACAAACCACTCGCGCTGTTCCTTCTACACTTGAAGTACAACATAACCTCCCTCGATGTACTAAAACTACTCAAAGCACATCAGAACACGTCATATCGACTACGTCACTCAATCCCCAACTGGCGACCACTACGCCACAGTGGGCATCAACAAGCCTGCATCACATTACGCAAACCAGCTCTCAAACGGATGAACCTGATACAACTACTGACACTTTAAACCACAGCATCCCAAACCCCTCAACTACAGCCCACCCAAGCTCTACAATTGACTACTTTGACTCTACTTTGACCTCCATCCCAATCAATGAAGGTCTAAGTTCGGCAACGACCCAACAGCCTTTGGGATTACAAACTACATCTCTACAGACTACAAAACCTTTGGCATCTGCTTCTCAAAACTCAATGCAATCTTTGTCCAAGACAAGTACCCTAACTACAGCGCAAACTACCTCTACCAAGTCAGAAGAGTATCTAGACACTACAGAGCAAACAACTGTTTTTAAGACCGTTAGCACCCAGACTTCTGCATCTTCACAATCGGAAACCTTAACAACCACGAATCCTTTGACTTCTGCAAACGTGACCTCCCAAACATCAACCCAAATTACCCCTTCATACGAGACAATGCAAGCTACAACTCAAAGCACGTCAGAGCGTGTTGTATCAACTACATCACAGCCTAAAACGGACTCTACACTCAATCCCCAACAGATGACTACAACACCACAGTGGACAACCACAAAGCCTTTGACTTCTGCAAACGTGACCTCCCAAACATCCACCCAAATTACCCCTTTATATAAGACAATACATGCTACAACTCAAAGCACGTCAGAGCATGTTATATCAACTACATCACAGCCTAAAACGGACTCTACACTCAATCCCCAACAGATGACTACAACACCACAGTGGACAAAGACAAATTCTTTGACTTCGCCAAATGTGACCTCCAAAACATCAACCCAAAATGCCCCTTCATATGAGACTTCTACATGGGCTTTACGAACCCCAAACCAAACTACAATTCAATCTCAGCCAAAACAGACAATTAGCAGCGACATAAGAACCAGCACTGACTCTACGACCCCTAGACTCCTGACCCTAACTTTTACCCACACGCGTATGGGCAACTCTGCAACCACCGGCGCTTTGAGTTCCTCCCTAACTGCCCCAACTAGCAGCATGGTGGACAGTCAACCGTACCTGAATGACACAAAGGGTTACATCAGCCGGAACATCACTACTGGTGTCGCACCTCCACCCGGTGGGGATGGGGGAAGCTTGACATCGGTGTGGCATTTGGCAGCCAACACCGTACTGGTGGCCTTAGCGACCTGTGCTACCATCACATTCGGCTGCTGTTGTTTGGTGTTCGTGGCTCTGAGCTGGAGAGGCCGGAGGCGAAGGAAGGGCAGGTACAGGACATATCTGAGGGGCAAGAGAGGATCAATGAGACTCATCAAATACGTCATTGTAAGAGAAAGTTCATAAAACAGGGTTCTTTAACTCCATTCTTCCCTCGCATCCTGTAACAAATTCTTCCCTTGCGGTTCAAAATGACCCTAAATTCTAAAATTATACCTTTTTTTTATGTCCAGAAAGTCTGCAAAAGGAATAAAAGTTAGTTGGTGGCGTGAGTGCCCTCTAGTGCCGCCCTTAAGGcttacttcccattaagcatagaatcggaacaagcgaaatacaacataatgtttataAAACATCATCATGGGGcaccccctcagccacacgtttaattacttatcaacctgattactagattgaattgatggtgattattgattattggttcaggtgttaggtcaggcaagtgctcatcccttgcgcgttcatcaaaaatgaggcgtctaaacccaCGGATGCATGGGGACAGGAAAAGAGAAAGCCCAGTACAGAGGTAAGTCTTATCTCAGGATCAATAAATATGGAACAATAAATAAGCCGTGCGTTAAACGTTTTTAACACACGATGTGGTGGCAAAGAACCGTCTGTCGCGAAGCTGAATGCATTAAAACCGATGGTCATATGCCGACATCGACAACTTAAATATTTGACCAGAAAGGTAAAACAGATAGTTATTTTCATCAATTACGGCTTGTTAGATCTAGCTTTCTTCCTGCTTTGAACCAGACACAGAGATAAAGTAGTGTGTGTCAGATTACgtttttttgaatgaatgatttctagcatttattttaaaattagtcattattttaaataattatcgAGAGGAATGAGAGGAGAGAGGGTTGAGATTTGTACTTGCGTCTATTCAGCTATCACAATGAAgctgtgaattaaattgtttcAGAATAGCGACGTTACCCCCTCGttgctgagaaatataatgtacCAAAGCTATTTTATTACGTAAATTCGCTGGGCCGCGTTAAGTTCCTGTGCTCCTGTGAGTGTGTGCGGCGCGAACTCCAAtctctctgtgtgtgagtgacgtATGCGTCTGTGTGCTTCAGTGAAAACAGcgcattaatatattaatatagaaCGTGATTTCACTGACGTGGAACTACCTGTgtcttaaatgattttattgcacaccttgcagccaatcagaatcgagtattcagacagaccgtggtaaaatataatttaagccTATCCTTTAACTTAAATCCAAAATAACTAATACATGCAATAAAAACCAGCTCAAAATATCTTGCATTAGTTGTCTCTGGTGACCTCTTGCATTCCTCACATTCCCATAGGGGTCAAATAGACCCATGAGGGAAagatatatttattcattttcaacCACATAAACCTCGAATCCAGTCAATTTTGTGTATTGAAGTGCGACAAAAGCCCTGATCCGTTGGACCACCCCGATGAACACTCAAATGTAACAAAATTTTGGGTCAGAATGACCCGAGGGAAGGATGAAGGTTAAATCtgcactgtcctgcagagttaaGCTCAAATCCTAATCAAATACGCCTGAACAGACTAATTGGTAAGTTTGATTCTGGTTTTAGCTAAACTCTAAAGTACAGTCTCCCTCCATTTGGAGAACCCAGTCTTAACCAGTTGATTATATGAATGTCGCTGTGTCTGAAATGGCATATCTCTTGGTACTTCTTTTGAATATGGAATTACTTCACAACCATTAAAAAAGTACATTCcatatagtatgaatgtgtgtagtatgaTTTTAATGATGTACTACATtcaccatgttgtcattattacGTGACCTACCATCATCAGCATCAGTTACGTCACTTCACAAATCCTTTCCCGTGGCGTGGCCTCATGGCCCCGTGGTCCATTTTATGCTCACTTCAGAAGTAGTGTCAACTGGGTACTGTTTATGTTGAACATGCTACTCTTATTACACACTTTTTTGGCTACTTTATTTTAGTAACATATgcgatttcagatgcagcccATGTTTTGTAGATGCTGCTTTTAATATGGTTTAATTCAAACTGAAGGTGATTTGCTTTTAAAACCACCAGAGGTGGTTGTTCACATTATAACTTGTATATGGTCAAACAGGCTCCACTAAACATATTACTCATACGCTTCCTATTCAATGCCATCCCTGgactacaaaaaataaatatgctcACAGTTGATTCTAATTGgtgttagcatgttgctaagcgAATGATGCCACACTTTGTGTAAAAAGTACATTCAAAGTCCTCTGTGGTAAATACTTTTATCCATTAACTCctctttgatcaccaaaatatAGATATGTTGATTGTATGCCTTTATTATTGCTTGAATGTAACTCCACACCCTTGCATCATTTAGTTTACATGAactcatgaatatgcaaatgagccccgcctccactcactcacaccagctCAGAGATCCACTCGCTCAACTTTACTGAAGTAAACGCTGCACAAATGGATCGCTCTCTACAACATCAGACTCATAATGGTAATTAATATGATTCTGCTTTTGCTTGACTACGTTATCAAACAGCTTATAATGTGTCGCTTATcctacacaaaccatgttcccaTTCACTTTCTAAAAACATCATAGAAcatatagttcatcataacCTTATAATATACATCATGTACATAATTCACCCACTATATTGCTAAAAGTACCCAATTTTCAGATAAACTGAAAAATACACCAGTATAACCTGCTTCTTTTGAGACTCCCCTGCTCCAGAGCGGTCATAGtaaatgatatgctaaagccccgcccccctCGTGACGTGATTGGTTACAGAAGGTAGTTTGTGACGTCAGAAGCACCAGCAAATTCAAACCGTGTCTTTGGTTCACTGCAGTGTTCAAGAGgaaatactcagcaatggtgtGACTTATAAAtgtgcacatggtttgtcttaaagcatattaaaaacaccttAAAGAcctataaacaacattaaaaactagattttcaccacaggggtT includes the following:
- the LOC137065376 gene encoding mucin-2-like, which codes for MTAPWSLLWILGLICSSDSSCSPTSYYKSCWIRRFPGLYVDIEESQRKGAHILRVYQDESALKCSRACCLTPNFSCNLAVFHFNTTQDSVNCFHLRCPTAESCVPHHRGNVILYNVTTGVDPDLLVFGKHFTTNVRVLPHMSSSRLNVSEPLTSDKRQFNYPPNPPVRSISPASTKPTTPQQTTRAVPSTLEVQHNLPRCTKTTQSTSEHVISTTSLNPQLATTTPQWASTSLHHITQTSSQTDEPDTTTDTLNHSIPNPSTTAHPSSTIDYFDSTLTSIPINEGLSSATTQQPLGLQTTSLQTTKPLASASQNSMQSLSKTSTLTTAQTTSTKSEEYLDTTEQTTVFKTVSTQTSASSQSETLTTTNPLTSANVTSQTSTQITPSYETMQATTQSTSERVVSTTSQPKTDSTLNPQQMTTTPQWTTTKPLTSANVTSQTSTQITPLYKTIHATTQSTSEHVISTTSQPKTDSTLNPQQMTTTPQWTKTNSLTSPNVTSKTSTQNAPSYETSTWALRTPNQTTIQSQPKQTISSDIRTSTDSTTPRLLTLTFTHTRMGNSATTGALSSSLTAPTSSMVDSQPYLNDTKGYISRNITTGVAPPPGGDGGSLTSVWHLAANTVLVALATCATITFGCCCLVFVALSWRGRRRRKGRYRTYLRGKRGSMRLIKYVIVRESS